Proteins encoded by one window of Vampirovibrionales bacterium:
- a CDS encoding TerC family protein — MSAPVDFNLLDPTLWFSLFTLTVLEIVLGIDNVIFLSIVSSRLPGPQQAPARNWGLGFALVTRLLFLGSVIWLTALAKPFAVIGGFEVSVRDIVLAFGGLFLLVKATQEIYQSVEGEEGAHAIKPKNQFAMVIFQIILLDIVFSFDSIFTAVGLTNQFAVMAIAIAISIVVMMAASAGVSRFVQAHPSVKMLALSFLLLIGMSLTADALHFHIPREYLYFAVSFSIFVETLNIVSAKRRLKRSPIAPQ, encoded by the coding sequence CTGAGCGCCCCTGTTGACTTCAATCTGCTGGACCCCACGCTGTGGTTTAGCCTGTTCACCTTGACTGTGCTGGAAATTGTCCTGGGGATTGATAACGTTATCTTTCTGTCTATCGTCTCCAGTCGACTGCCTGGGCCTCAACAGGCCCCGGCGCGCAACTGGGGTCTGGGGTTTGCGCTGGTCACCCGGCTGTTGTTTCTGGGCAGCGTGATCTGGCTGACGGCGCTGGCCAAGCCGTTTGCCGTCATTGGCGGTTTTGAGGTGTCGGTGCGCGATATCGTGCTGGCCTTCGGGGGGCTTTTCCTGCTGGTGAAAGCCACGCAGGAAATCTACCAGTCGGTGGAAGGCGAAGAGGGCGCTCATGCCATTAAGCCCAAAAATCAGTTCGCCATGGTGATTTTCCAGATTATTCTGCTGGATATCGTTTTCTCGTTCGATTCCATCTTTACGGCCGTGGGCCTGACCAATCAGTTTGCCGTGATGGCGATTGCGATCGCCATCAGCATTGTGGTGATGATGGCCGCCAGCGCCGGCGTCTCGCGCTTTGTACAGGCGCACCCTTCTGTGAAGATGCTGGCTTTGAGCTTCCTGCTGCTCATCGGCATGTCGCTAACCGCCGATGCGCTGCATTTTCATATTCCGCGCGAATATCTCTATTTCGCCGTGTCTTTCTCCATCTTCGTAGAAACCCTCAATATCGTGTCCGCCAAGCGGCGTCTCAAACGATCGCCCATTGCGCCTCAATAA
- the murI gene encoding glutamate racemase, whose product MALTRAAPLVNSIPSAGASRPIAVFDSGVGGLSVLDALAARYPRQTFHYLGDTFNMPYGEKTPDALLALIAANLRWARDAHDAKLAVFACNSSTGVLSVCDLPQKGGPWPRWIGPAEPACRAAVARGYQRIATLATPTTVQTGLYRRVLHRLNPSVETLDAPAQGLADCIEKGQTKDASFAQAMAQWLRPVIEFVPDAVILGCTHYPFVADIIADMLPPDVALVDPADSMADAIASWAETGTDAETEAKTAARVTFSVTGDPQAFARVARQLPLRHLAIDAVQRVDVASDAARPEAITR is encoded by the coding sequence ATGGCCTTGACCCGAGCAGCTCCACTGGTGAACAGCATTCCTTCTGCAGGCGCTTCGCGTCCCATCGCCGTGTTTGATTCCGGCGTGGGGGGCTTGTCCGTGCTGGACGCGCTGGCGGCGCGCTACCCGCGTCAGACATTTCATTATCTGGGCGATACGTTCAATATGCCCTATGGCGAAAAAACGCCCGACGCGCTCCTCGCCCTGATTGCCGCCAACCTGCGCTGGGCGCGGGATGCCCATGACGCAAAACTGGCGGTCTTCGCCTGCAATTCGTCCACCGGCGTTCTTTCCGTTTGCGACCTGCCGCAAAAAGGCGGCCCGTGGCCGCGCTGGATAGGCCCGGCGGAACCCGCATGTCGAGCGGCAGTCGCGCGCGGATATCAACGCATCGCCACGCTGGCCACGCCCACGACAGTCCAGACGGGGCTTTACCGGCGCGTCCTGCATCGGCTGAATCCGTCTGTCGAAACGCTTGACGCGCCCGCTCAAGGCCTGGCCGACTGCATCGAAAAGGGCCAGACAAAGGACGCCTCGTTTGCGCAAGCCATGGCGCAGTGGCTGCGACCTGTCATTGAATTTGTCCCCGACGCGGTGATTTTAGGCTGTACGCATTATCCGTTTGTCGCCGACATCATCGCCGATATGCTGCCGCCGGACGTCGCTCTGGTGGATCCGGCGGATTCGATGGCCGACGCCATTGCCTCCTGGGCCGAAACAGGGACAGACGCCGAAACAGAAGCGAAAACGGCGGCGCGCGTGACGTTTTCCGTCACAGGCGATCCGCAGGCGTTTGCCCGCGTGGCGCGGCAATTACCGTTGCGCCATCTGGCCATTGACGCGGTTCAGCGCGTTGACGTGGCGTCGGATGCGGCTCGCCCCGAAGCGATTACGCGATAA
- the dnaE gene encoding DNA polymerase III subunit alpha, which produces MSATPPPPPLTQDPFFDGPPDAFDVAFETDVALDSPDEDQPPEDVSSSAPHAAAPGQAQTRPFAPLTSHSHYSMLEGASKIPDLIAIAQEKGFPAMGLTDSGVMYGALEFYNAAKNAGVKPLIGCELFVVEGDITDRSSRKPWAHLPLLCKNFTGYRNLVKLVSIGQLEGFYYKPRVNWELIEAHREGLIALSGDMAGPIARHLLRGATAEGLEAARRLKALFGDDFYIELHDHGKEAEMRLTQELLQIADELGVETVISNNSRFSRAGDHEVHNILLCMQEGKTLHDSNRTEVYGPEYAIKDADELGALFQRLDRERVERSLDATLAVAAKCDLEIPQGQSLLPAYPLPEGVTADAELERIAYECARQRYGAVEAGDAVDKRLRYELGVIAQMGFPAYFLIVWDFIAFARKNGIPVGPGRGSAAGSLVAYVLGITNLDPLAHNLLFERFLNPERVSMPDIDIDFCIERREEVIQYVRQLYGDERVCQIATFGTLAARAALKAVARVSDIPFAESDRLAKMIPPTPGTKLKDALADGMELRKEVDANADVKALVDLALKIEGTACNVGTHAAGVVIAKDPLTDIAPLQKSKDGQVICQYTMGDLEKLGLLKMDFLGLRNLTIIANTLRLVEAAHGRRIDIDGIPLDDPKVYAMLSAGDTDGVFQLESSGMKALERDLKPSTFEDINALVALFRPGPLNSGMVKHFVDRKHGREEIVFPHPDLEPILNSTYGTIVYQEQIMQIAQTLAGYSLGRADLLRRAMGKKKAEVMAKERDGFVEGCVARNVSKALANELFDAMTEFAAYCFNRSHSAAYAFVAYQTAFLKAHYPVEYLSALLSSVSGDLDKVQHYMLTARRMGIRVLPPDVTRSGADFTPDGESIRFGLATVKNVGAGVVDLILAERARAPFAGLEDFLRRVDPKALNRKTLESLIRGGALACFGFSRKQLLENVETMTAFAARIQSQQETGQASLFDLMAAAAPATGDAASPAMGGLILCGRDEEFSQEEIQQAEKELLGFYVTSHPLDSLAELLPLLVSHDIIELKDAPDQSEVSIGGLLSKTQKKLTRKGTTMLIATLEDVSGAVEIVAFQKTLDKVGEWLSDGARVMIHGKLSFRGDEGDRYSVMVDSASPIAAVRPLQLSFMSAPRYEDVDFLRRQLTANAGPNPVVIRFPDGFQFRAGKRFWAPDDRAALEAALRSHFGNQLRVG; this is translated from the coding sequence TTGTCCGCGACCCCGCCCCCCCCTCCGCTGACGCAAGACCCGTTTTTTGACGGCCCGCCAGACGCGTTCGATGTCGCTTTCGAGACGGACGTCGCGCTGGATTCGCCCGACGAGGACCAGCCGCCTGAGGATGTCTCATCATCCGCCCCCCATGCCGCCGCGCCGGGGCAGGCTCAGACGCGTCCCTTTGCGCCGCTGACCAGCCACAGCCACTACAGTATGCTGGAAGGGGCCAGCAAAATCCCGGATCTCATCGCCATCGCCCAGGAAAAAGGCTTCCCCGCGATGGGGCTGACCGATAGCGGCGTGATGTACGGGGCGCTGGAGTTCTACAATGCGGCCAAGAACGCTGGCGTCAAGCCCCTGATTGGCTGCGAATTATTTGTGGTAGAGGGCGATATCACCGATCGCAGCAGCCGCAAGCCGTGGGCGCACTTGCCGCTGTTGTGCAAAAACTTCACGGGGTATCGCAATCTGGTCAAACTGGTCAGCATCGGCCAGCTTGAAGGCTTTTATTACAAGCCGCGCGTGAACTGGGAGCTGATCGAGGCCCATCGCGAAGGGCTCATCGCCTTGAGCGGGGATATGGCGGGGCCTATTGCGCGCCATCTGCTGCGAGGCGCAACCGCCGAAGGGCTGGAAGCCGCCCGTCGCCTGAAAGCCCTCTTTGGCGACGATTTCTATATCGAACTTCATGACCACGGCAAAGAAGCTGAAATGCGACTGACGCAGGAACTCCTGCAAATCGCAGACGAGCTGGGGGTCGAAACGGTCATCAGCAATAACAGTCGCTTCTCGCGCGCAGGCGATCACGAGGTGCATAACATCTTGTTGTGCATGCAGGAAGGCAAGACGCTGCACGACTCCAATCGCACGGAAGTATACGGCCCGGAGTACGCGATTAAGGACGCGGACGAACTCGGCGCCTTGTTTCAGCGTCTGGATCGCGAGCGGGTGGAACGTTCGCTGGATGCGACGCTGGCGGTCGCGGCCAAGTGCGATCTGGAGATTCCGCAAGGGCAATCTCTTTTGCCCGCTTATCCGCTGCCTGAGGGCGTAACCGCCGACGCCGAACTGGAGCGCATTGCCTATGAGTGCGCCCGCCAGCGATACGGCGCCGTGGAGGCGGGAGACGCCGTTGACAAGCGCCTGCGCTACGAGTTGGGCGTCATCGCCCAGATGGGATTTCCGGCTTATTTTTTGATTGTGTGGGATTTTATCGCCTTCGCGCGTAAAAACGGGATTCCGGTAGGGCCGGGCCGGGGTTCGGCGGCAGGAAGCCTTGTTGCCTACGTCCTAGGCATTACCAATCTGGATCCGCTGGCCCATAATCTGCTCTTTGAGCGATTTTTGAACCCTGAGCGGGTTTCGATGCCTGATATCGACATCGATTTTTGCATTGAGCGCCGCGAAGAAGTAATTCAATACGTCCGCCAGCTCTACGGCGATGAGCGGGTGTGTCAAATCGCGACGTTTGGCACGCTGGCCGCGCGCGCCGCGCTGAAGGCCGTCGCCCGCGTCTCGGACATCCCCTTTGCCGAAAGCGATCGCCTCGCCAAGATGATTCCGCCGACGCCGGGGACCAAGCTCAAAGACGCGCTGGCAGACGGCATGGAACTTCGCAAGGAAGTCGACGCCAATGCGGACGTCAAAGCGCTGGTGGATCTCGCGCTCAAGATTGAAGGCACGGCCTGCAACGTAGGCACGCACGCTGCGGGCGTCGTCATCGCCAAGGATCCGCTGACGGATATCGCGCCGCTGCAGAAATCCAAAGACGGTCAGGTGATTTGCCAGTACACCATGGGGGATCTGGAAAAGCTCGGCCTGCTGAAGATGGATTTTCTGGGCCTGCGCAACCTGACGATCATCGCCAACACGCTGCGGCTGGTCGAAGCCGCTCATGGGCGCCGCATTGATATTGACGGCATCCCGCTGGACGACCCGAAGGTGTATGCGATGCTCAGCGCCGGGGATACGGACGGCGTGTTTCAGCTCGAATCGTCCGGGATGAAAGCGCTGGAGCGGGATTTAAAGCCCTCTACGTTTGAGGACATCAACGCGCTGGTCGCCCTGTTCCGGCCCGGCCCGCTGAATTCGGGCATGGTCAAGCACTTTGTCGATCGCAAGCACGGCCGCGAGGAGATTGTCTTTCCGCACCCGGATCTTGAACCCATTCTCAACAGCACCTACGGGACGATCGTCTATCAGGAACAAATCATGCAGATCGCCCAGACGCTGGCGGGTTACTCGCTGGGGCGCGCTGACCTGCTGCGGCGGGCGATGGGGAAGAAAAAAGCCGAAGTCATGGCCAAGGAGCGAGACGGCTTTGTCGAGGGCTGCGTGGCGCGCAACGTCTCCAAAGCGCTCGCCAACGAACTCTTTGACGCCATGACCGAGTTCGCCGCCTACTGCTTTAACCGTTCGCACTCGGCGGCCTACGCCTTTGTGGCCTATCAGACCGCCTTTTTGAAGGCGCATTACCCGGTAGAATATCTCTCCGCCTTGCTATCGAGCGTCAGCGGCGACCTCGACAAGGTTCAGCATTATATGCTGACGGCGCGACGGATGGGCATTCGCGTCCTGCCGCCGGACGTGACGCGCTCCGGCGCTGATTTTACGCCGGACGGGGAATCCATCCGCTTTGGGCTGGCGACGGTGAAAAACGTCGGCGCGGGCGTCGTTGATTTGATTCTGGCCGAACGCGCGCGCGCGCCGTTTGCGGGGTTGGAAGACTTTTTGCGACGCGTGGATCCCAAGGCCCTCAACCGCAAGACGCTGGAATCGCTGATTCGCGGCGGAGCGCTGGCCTGCTTTGGCTTTTCGCGCAAGCAATTGCTGGAAAACGTCGAGACCATGACCGCATTTGCCGCGCGCATCCAGTCGCAACAGGAAACCGGCCAGGCGAGCCTGTTTGACCTGATGGCGGCCGCCGCGCCCGCAACGGGCGACGCCGCGTCGCCTGCCATGGGCGGTTTGATCCTGTGCGGGCGCGACGAGGAGTTTTCGCAGGAAGAGATTCAACAGGCGGAAAAAGAGCTACTCGGGTTTTACGTCACCAGTCATCCACTGGATTCTCTGGCGGAGTTGCTGCCGCTACTGGTTTCTCACGATATCATCGAGCTGAAAGACGCGCCGGATCAAAGCGAAGTGTCCATCGGCGGCCTGTTGTCCAAGACGCAGAAAAAGCTGACCCGCAAAGGCACAACCATGCTCATCGCCACGCTGGAAGATGTTTCCGGCGCGGTGGAGATTGTCGCGTTTCAAAAGACGCTCGACAAGGTGGGCGAATGGCTGAGCGACGGCGCGCGCGTGATGATTCACGGCAAGTTGTCGTTTCGCGGCGATGAAGGCGATCGCTATAGCGTGATGGTGGACAGCGCTTCGCCCATCGCGGCGGTGCGCCCGCTGCAGTTGAGCTTTATGAGCGCGCCGCGCTATGAAGACGTGGATTTCCTGCGCCGGCAGCTGACGGCCAACGCCGGGCCCAATCCCGTGGTCATCCGCTTCCCGGATGGGTTTCAATTCCGCGCGGGCAAGCGTTTCTGGGCCCCCGACGATCGCGCCGCACTGGAAGCCGCGCTGCGTTCCCACTTCGGGAATCAGCTCCGGGTGGGGTGA
- a CDS encoding beta-galactosidase, with product MPIAFDRYSLLIDGRRAFIRSGAMHYFRLPSVDLWRDRLARLRMGGYNAVDLYFNWAFHSQRPGSYDFTGIRDVDRLLELACEAGLYVIARPGPYINAELSGGGLPAWLLADRNVIPRNRLPDGKFKWSQPYMDAVAEWWGQITPKIARCENLILMQIENEYATEEMEPDYLLALARMSRDLGAQVPLFHNDLYAAGLYEDVVDIYAFDNYSVTSFETDWRLNPQTFGVIDGAEEAFRPFCAHRPLFAAELQAGWFSGRGGPSTDTIRARLGRDHLALSVKSLLAQGATLFNHYLAVGGSNWDGLGSTHVETTYDFAAPIAEAGLSTERLYEAKALNVFLSRFDLSATERETPDAVAVAPASLVLAIRRSIEQNDSPAPTTAKPPARWLFLRNFSADSVCATIEQALSATLLPYECVILPMDVTLACGWTLQRASVEAIWQSPQALILRGDRPVQVILTAPRAFTPPDVAGFSVKVESDAASTRLTLTHDALAPDGEAWIQLDTLTVGLLGRDRLDRLWAEPSGRLVIGPDEGFCEGGYGILAERQAAAITVLAPNAALSRLTPPAPQPLAPLPTLGPWTVENLAPSRHSGHYVMPVSSVGADFDANGLFDALSAWYRYEAPPGESIHTIALSARHLWAAFVDGRCVGSGNFWRDPMLEEETPALKTIQVAPADHRPDAGSPETLWLWIDSLGRPKGYHDDASAAQGLLSLYVNGRDITDDVAVSPGLSPAAASVAPPEASPAARFRCEFALDRPQSLYQPLGLSLGDFPAERVNVTLNGLLIARDWSPYRRTTPFVLPEGILKATGGNTLTLDVIRPDPFLPLNPAWEALNAVRLTSLGAFTKCRV from the coding sequence ATGCCCATTGCTTTCGATCGTTATTCCCTCCTGATTGACGGCCGCCGCGCGTTTATTCGCAGCGGCGCGATGCACTATTTTCGGCTGCCTTCAGTCGACCTGTGGCGGGATCGCCTGGCGCGCCTTCGGATGGGCGGGTATAACGCCGTTGATCTTTATTTTAACTGGGCTTTTCATAGCCAACGCCCTGGCTCATACGATTTTACAGGCATTCGAGACGTAGATCGCCTGTTGGAACTGGCTTGCGAAGCGGGTCTATACGTCATCGCCCGACCGGGGCCCTATATTAACGCCGAACTGAGCGGCGGCGGGCTCCCGGCTTGGCTGCTGGCCGATCGCAATGTGATTCCCAGAAATCGCCTGCCGGATGGGAAATTTAAATGGTCACAGCCTTATATGGATGCTGTCGCCGAATGGTGGGGCCAAATCACGCCGAAGATCGCCCGCTGTGAGAATCTGATTCTCATGCAGATTGAAAACGAGTACGCCACCGAAGAGATGGAACCCGACTATCTGCTGGCGCTCGCGCGCATGTCGCGCGACCTGGGCGCGCAGGTCCCGTTATTTCATAATGATCTTTACGCCGCAGGCCTTTACGAGGACGTGGTCGACATCTACGCCTTTGATAACTACTCAGTCACCTCGTTTGAGACGGACTGGCGCCTGAATCCGCAGACGTTTGGCGTCATTGACGGCGCCGAAGAGGCGTTTCGGCCGTTTTGCGCGCATCGTCCCCTGTTCGCCGCCGAATTACAGGCGGGCTGGTTCAGCGGTCGCGGCGGGCCCTCGACCGACACGATTCGCGCCAGACTGGGACGGGATCATCTGGCGCTGAGCGTTAAAAGCTTGTTAGCACAGGGGGCAACGCTTTTCAACCATTATCTGGCAGTCGGCGGAAGCAATTGGGACGGGCTCGGCAGTACGCATGTTGAAACCACGTATGATTTCGCCGCGCCCATCGCAGAAGCGGGTCTGAGCACGGAGCGTTTATACGAAGCCAAGGCGCTGAACGTGTTTTTGTCACGCTTCGATCTCAGCGCCACAGAGCGCGAGACCCCGGACGCGGTAGCAGTCGCGCCCGCCTCACTGGTTCTGGCGATTCGGCGCAGCATAGAGCAGAACGATAGCCCAGCCCCAACGACAGCAAAGCCGCCTGCGCGCTGGCTGTTTCTGCGGAATTTTTCGGCGGACAGCGTCTGCGCCACTATCGAACAGGCGTTGAGCGCAACGCTGCTGCCCTATGAGTGCGTCATCCTGCCGATGGATGTCACGCTGGCTTGCGGCTGGACGCTGCAACGCGCGTCGGTCGAAGCGATCTGGCAATCGCCGCAGGCATTGATTCTGCGAGGGGATCGGCCTGTTCAGGTAATTTTGACGGCGCCGCGCGCGTTTACGCCGCCAGATGTTGCGGGATTCTCGGTGAAAGTAGAATCAGACGCTGCGTCTACGCGCCTGACGCTGACACATGACGCGCTTGCCCCCGACGGCGAGGCATGGATTCAATTGGACACTCTCACCGTGGGCCTGCTGGGCCGCGATCGTCTCGATCGGCTATGGGCTGAGCCGTCCGGGCGACTGGTCATTGGGCCGGACGAAGGGTTTTGCGAGGGCGGCTACGGGATTTTGGCCGAGCGGCAGGCGGCGGCCATCACCGTGCTGGCGCCCAACGCCGCCTTAAGCCGCTTGACGCCGCCTGCGCCGCAGCCGTTAGCCCCGCTGCCGACGCTGGGGCCATGGACGGTGGAGAATTTGGCTCCATCGCGTCACAGTGGGCACTACGTGATGCCGGTTTCATCGGTCGGGGCCGACTTTGACGCCAATGGGCTCTTTGACGCGCTAAGCGCGTGGTATCGATACGAAGCGCCGCCGGGCGAGAGCATTCACACGATCGCTTTAAGTGCGCGTCACCTGTGGGCGGCGTTTGTCGATGGCCGCTGCGTCGGCAGCGGGAATTTCTGGCGCGATCCCATGCTGGAAGAAGAAACGCCCGCCTTGAAAACCATCCAGGTCGCCCCCGCCGATCACCGCCCGGACGCCGGCTCGCCAGAAACGCTCTGGCTGTGGATTGACAGCCTGGGACGGCCCAAGGGGTACCACGACGACGCCAGCGCGGCTCAAGGGCTTCTGTCGCTGTACGTCAACGGACGCGACATCACCGACGATGTGGCCGTCAGCCCGGGCCTGTCGCCTGCGGCAGCCAGCGTCGCGCCGCCCGAAGCCAGCCCTGCGGCGCGCTTTCGCTGCGAATTCGCCTTAGACCGGCCCCAAAGTCTTTATCAGCCGCTGGGCCTGTCGTTAGGCGATTTCCCCGCAGAGCGCGTGAACGTTACGCTCAATGGCCTGCTCATCGCCCGCGACTGGTCGCCGTATCGCCGCACCACGCCGTTTGTTCTGCCGGAAGGCATCCTCAAGGCCACGGGCGGCAATACGCTCACGCTGGACGTCATTCGCCCCGACCCCTTTTTGCCGCTGAATCCGGCGTGGGAGGCGTTAAACGCCGTTCGCCTGACCTCTCTGGGCGCGTTTACCAAATGCCGCGTCTAG
- a CDS encoding acyltransferase, whose protein sequence is MNTPRFQACLQAAPPRQAALFEDLRALWRALESCLRRDFNRTLPFADYLVDRWEKAQTLGFGEGSSIYDSALVLGDVRVGAHSWIGPGALLDGSGGLSIGSYCSISAGAQIYSHDSVAWSLSGGESPMAYAPTRIGDRCYLGPNVIVAKGVTIGDGCVIGANSLVLRDIPPNSKAFGSPCRVVGPADGERPSGSPAPSDN, encoded by the coding sequence ATGAATACCCCACGCTTTCAGGCCTGCTTACAGGCCGCCCCCCCTCGACAAGCCGCCCTGTTTGAAGACTTACGGGCGCTGTGGCGCGCGCTGGAATCCTGCCTGCGCCGTGACTTTAACCGCACCTTGCCTTTTGCCGACTATCTGGTCGACCGCTGGGAGAAGGCGCAAACGCTGGGCTTTGGCGAAGGCAGCTCGATTTATGACAGCGCGCTGGTCCTGGGCGACGTTCGCGTGGGAGCCCATAGCTGGATCGGGCCCGGCGCGCTTCTCGATGGGTCCGGCGGCTTGAGTATCGGCTCGTATTGCTCCATTTCCGCTGGCGCGCAGATTTATTCCCACGATTCCGTCGCCTGGAGTCTGAGCGGCGGAGAATCTCCCATGGCGTATGCGCCCACGCGTATCGGCGATCGCTGCTATCTGGGCCCTAACGTCATTGTCGCCAAAGGCGTGACGATTGGCGACGGTTGCGTGATTGGAGCCAATAGTCTGGTGCTGCGCGATATTCCGCCCAACAGCAAGGCCTTCGGTTCGCCATGCCGCGTGGTGGGTCCTGCCGACGGCGAGAGGCCTTCTGGCTCCCCGGCCCCGTCAGACAATTAA
- a CDS encoding YifB family Mg chelatase-like AAA ATPase, with the protein MVSKILTASLNGMDALPVTVEVDMAAGLPGLTIVGLPDAAVSESRERIKAAIKNSGFPFPLKKVVMNLAPADVRKEGASFDLPLALGLLAASDAIQETDFLRQACFVGEVSLTGELRRINGALSIALMARQQGYQALVLPEDNVLEASLVDGLEVFGLSRLSELPVFLTHPYSFLKPVDRDALRRQALEASPAVAIDMADIKGQESAKRALEIAAAGGHNMLMVGPPGSGKSMMAKAFAGILPPLTFEEMLEVSRIYSVAGQLTRDRGLMLERPFRSPHHTASMAGITGGGSHPKPGEITLAHRGVLFLDEFVEFPRNVLEVLRQPLEDGVITISRAQQNMTFPARFLLLAAMNPCPCGFLGDPARACVDSAQQVQRYFGKLSGPLLDRIDIHLEAPRLSEADLLQSSGAHVRGETSAAIRERVNRARAIQARRFEHAGIFCNAEMTPAHIQSYCPLDDASASLMKRALQRMNLSARAFDRILRLARTIADLAEAPDVSSGHIAEALQFRALDRLYQAPKLTPPPVTASS; encoded by the coding sequence ATGGTATCGAAAATCCTGACCGCGTCGCTCAATGGGATGGACGCCTTGCCCGTCACGGTCGAAGTCGATATGGCCGCCGGATTGCCGGGCCTGACGATTGTCGGGCTGCCGGATGCTGCTGTCAGCGAGTCGCGTGAGCGGATTAAGGCCGCGATTAAAAATAGCGGCTTCCCTTTTCCGCTTAAAAAAGTCGTGATGAATCTGGCGCCGGCGGACGTGCGCAAGGAAGGCGCGAGCTTCGATTTGCCGCTTGCCTTGGGGCTTCTGGCCGCCAGCGACGCCATTCAGGAAACCGATTTTCTGCGGCAGGCCTGTTTTGTGGGAGAGGTATCGCTGACAGGCGAGCTGCGCCGGATCAATGGGGCGCTGTCCATCGCGCTGATGGCGCGTCAACAGGGGTATCAAGCCCTCGTTTTGCCGGAAGACAATGTCCTGGAAGCCTCGCTGGTCGACGGTCTGGAGGTCTTCGGGCTGAGTCGGCTCAGCGAACTGCCGGTGTTTCTGACGCATCCGTATAGCTTTCTCAAACCTGTGGATCGCGATGCGTTGCGACGCCAGGCCTTAGAGGCCTCTCCGGCTGTGGCGATCGATATGGCTGATATCAAGGGACAGGAAAGCGCCAAGCGCGCGCTCGAAATTGCGGCGGCTGGCGGGCATAACATGCTGATGGTCGGCCCGCCGGGAAGCGGCAAGTCGATGATGGCCAAGGCATTCGCCGGAATTCTGCCGCCGCTGACGTTTGAAGAGATGCTGGAAGTCAGTCGCATTTACAGCGTCGCCGGGCAATTGACCCGCGATCGCGGCCTGATGCTCGAGCGCCCGTTTCGCAGTCCGCACCACACGGCCTCCATGGCCGGGATCACCGGCGGGGGCAGCCACCCCAAACCGGGGGAAATTACGCTGGCGCATCGCGGAGTGCTGTTTCTCGATGAATTTGTGGAGTTTCCGCGCAATGTGCTCGAAGTGCTGCGCCAGCCGCTGGAAGACGGCGTCATCACCATCAGCCGCGCGCAGCAGAACATGACGTTCCCGGCCCGGTTTTTATTGCTGGCTGCCATGAACCCCTGCCCTTGCGGATTCCTGGGTGATCCGGCGCGCGCCTGCGTCGATAGCGCCCAGCAGGTCCAGCGCTATTTCGGCAAGTTGTCGGGACCGCTTCTGGACCGGATCGATATTCATCTCGAAGCGCCGCGCCTCAGCGAGGCCGACCTGTTGCAATCCTCCGGCGCCCATGTTCGCGGCGAGACCTCCGCCGCCATTCGCGAACGGGTCAATCGCGCGCGCGCGATTCAGGCCCGGCGCTTTGAACACGCGGGGATTTTCTGCAATGCCGAGATGACGCCGGCTCATATCCAGTCGTATTGCCCGCTGGATGACGCCAGCGCTTCGCTGATGAAGCGCGCGCTCCAGCGCATGAATCTCAGCGCCCGCGCCTTCGACCGGATTCTGCGCCTGGCGCGAACGATCGCCGATTTGGCCGAAGCGCCAGACGTCTCATCGGGCCATATCGCCGAAGCGCTGCAATTTCGCGCGCTCGATCGTCTGTATCAGGCGCCGAAGCTGACCCCGCCGCCCGTCACGGCCTCGTCTTAG